The bacterium genome includes the window CGTGGTCCCTATTGGGAGTGCTGCCATAGCCGCCCTAAAAGATTATTGTGAAAACTACCGCCCACAACTCTTAAAAAGCAAACGTTCCAACTTTTTATTTTTAGGCATTCATGGCGATGGATTAACCCGCCAAAACTTTTGGATAAGCCTTAAAAAACAGGCAAGACTGGCCGGTATTAAAACCCCCATCAGCCCCCACGTCCTGCGCCATTCGTTTGCCACGCATTTACTGGAAGGCGGCGCCGATTTACGCTCGGTTCAGGTAATGTTGGGACATGCCGATATTTCTACCACACAAATTTACACACATGTGAGCCGCAAGCATTTGTTGGATGTGCATAAAAAGTTTCATCCGCGAGGATAATCTCCCTTGAACTCACCAGATGGGTTTGATACCTACCCCCATGGCTAAAGAAAGGGATTTTCCCTTTGCACATGACCTTACCAAAGACATCCGTCATTACCCCGAGGGACTTACCGTCTTAACAGGTGATATTTTGGAAATTGGGCCCGGCCGTGGAGATCTCTTGCTTGAAAAAGCATCGGAATATCGCGATAAAAAATTTGTAGCGGTAGAAATTGGCAAAAAGCGTTTTACCAAGATGATCCCTCGGATTGAAAAGAAAAAACTCACCAATATCAGTTTATGGGGTGGCGATGCGCGCTTGATTGTACCGCAATATGCTAAAGCTGAAACTTTTGAGCAAATCATGGTACTTTTTCCCGACCCCTGGCCCAAAGACCGGCATGCTTTTCGCCGTCTTTTAAATCTTAAGTTTTTATGGATTTTAGCCAATCTTTTAAAACCAGGTGGTTTGTTTTTACATGCCACCGATGATGAGCCTTATGCACGTTGGGTGATGGAAAATTTAAAACAGGTTCCTTGGCTTACAAATACACTAGCCCCTCTGGAATACACTGATACCCTGCCCGAATTAACTGAAACCTTTTTTGAAAAAAAATGGAAGGATATGGGACGAAAACTATATTTTATAAGGTATAAAAAAATTAAGCTAACGACTGCTCAATTAAATTAAGAAGTTCTTTATCGTTATAAGGTTTGCGTATAAAATATTTTACCTTATAACTTTTCATCACTTCTTCCATGCCCGATTCACTCACACCGCTTAAAATAATTACCGGAATATCCATGGTCTCTTCATTTTCTCGCAGCATTTCTAATACAGCTGAACCTTTACCGTAGGGCATTTGCCAATCGAGCAAAATTAAATTTGGCTTTTCTTTTTGGGCCACTTCTACAGCTTGAATACCCTGATAGGCTTTCAAAATGCCGTAGTTATTATTTGCTAACCGCATAGCAATTATTTCCACTAAATCAGCATCGTCATCCGCAATTAAAATTTTTGCTTTTGTCATGACTTTCCCTTTCAATCCTAAGCAAAACTATTTAACAAAATCTTCTCTATAAATTCTTACACTCGCTAAAAATAATGCCATTATTACTGGACCAAACAAAATACCAATAGGCCCAAACAAACTAATACCTCCAAATAACGAAAAGAAAATAAGTAAAATATGAACCTTGGCTTTGCCCCGCATAATAAGGGGTTTAATAATATTATCTACTCCCGAAATGAGTACAGCTCCGTAAATTAAAATAAACAAACCCCATTTGGTATCCCCCATCGCAAGCAAGGTAAGCCCAACGGGCAGCCATACCGACGTTGCACCAATAATAGGCACAAGCGACATAAAATACGTAAGAGTTGCAAATACCAGAGGCGCTTTTACGCCAGCAATACCAAAACCAATCCAAGCGAGTCCGGCTTGAACTAAGGCCGTTAGCAAATAACCATATACGGTAGCGTAAATCATATTTTGGCTTTCTGA containing:
- a CDS encoding response regulator, translated to MTKAKILIADDDADLVEIIAMRLANNNYGILKAYQGIQAVEVAQKEKPNLILLDWQMPYGKGSAVLEMLRENEETMDIPVIILSGVSESGMEEVMKSYKVKYFIRKPYNDKELLNLIEQSLA